CTTCACACATGTCATTAACATCAAACCCTAACATCCATGGCACCATTTTTTAGTATTATTACATACAGGTTTATAATACATAGCGATCTGTGTTGAATCTGAATCAATTGAATAAATGATGCATATAACAGAGAAATTTAgattaataataaaaatcataGAGGCTTCTGATTGTCGAAAATACAGGCCGACCATTTTGGTGAAGCTAAATTTCCATGACTATTTTGGAGAACTACATGGTCAAGATgactatttttgtaattttcccCACTAAAAATGAGTCACAAAAATATAAGATCTCTTGTATGGTTATAAATGAAAACTTAAAACATACCCATCTTGAATGTGTGAGCACCGGACCGTGATCGGACACTACACACTTTTCGCGGAAGAAGTGTAGAAGTGAAAGTCCGATCAAGAAAGACAAGCCTAAAATGAACTTGGTCCTGAAACTGTTGAGGTTACAAAACTGCAAGTGACCTGGACCCACAGAAGCTGAATACAAACAATAACAGGTAAACTATTAATGGAAAATGAAAAGCattaaaaaagaaaatgtagCATATATTTGGACCCGAGACATACAAATACAACCGAAAAAGACGCAGTTCAAAGCCGCAATGATTTGCAAAGGTATGGAGGTGAAAATAGCACCGAATTTTCCTGTAgaaaagttgaaatatatttagtTGTATTCGTTCGTTTAACTTTAACTGAATAAACGAATTAAGACTAACATTTACATATCATCACTTAAATCTTGACAGTATTTTGCAGTTTAACTCTAGTTTGTTAAGTGAAATGTAATTGTCAATTAGTATTAAGAGTAACTAACAAATAAAGTTAAATGAAATAATGAACATGTAAAGGAAAATAAAAGAATGtatgttcatttaattaaatgaataaaaaaacGTGTTCATcttcatttgtttattaagtaatgaacataaacgaactccCTCTCGAAAGAAGATACAAGACAAGGCGAGACTTTTTACCAAAGACCGAAAAGAAGAGCATGAAAGCTGCGGATATTTGAATCACACGTCCACTTCCAGTCAGATTTAACCCACCAGTTCTACCATCCATCTGGCAAAGAACAGTCAGTGAACCAAAAAGTTAAATCAGTACAACAAAAGTTCatcaaaaacatcaaattttaCACATGCCACATGCTAAAACGTTGATAAATTATCAAATATCAATCTGCTGATGATATTTTTATTTACTAAATTTGACAAATGACCAGGTAATAGCATATGATTGTCATCGTTGACCAATGTCTACTACTATAAACACAAACATATTGGTTTGTTTAATTATGCTCAAGCCTACCACCATGTCAATGCAAAGGCTTCTCAATCTGCAAAGGTTCACACGACAATAAAAGTTTAAAGATTGAATACTTTTTGGTCGAAAAAAAATCTAGTCGACGAAGTTGGCAAAACTAACTTGACAACCGAATTCTAATTCAGTTCAGTTTTTACCCAACCTGAATAGCCCAAGTTAGCGTTACCCCGCAGAtttctttttaatttgttatcGACCGTTAAAAATCTTACCGCTAGTGACCGTTGGCTGGGAAGATGGCTATCAAAGATGCTACGATAAACCAAATGGTTCTCGCTACATCACAAGAAACCAATATATGATTTGATGTTTCAGGGGCCATCCCACATACGCTATTTTGCTCACTTTTTGTTGATAAATTTCCGTTCAAACGATCTGAATTGAAAGTTCTCCCGTGTCTCTTGCCATCCAAGGCCAACTGTCTACGGATCACCAATCGATTTGCTGTTACTAACAAACCAGTATACtttcctaccattaacaaattaaccgtttgcaacttgcaaaacaccaACAACAGTAGCAAGTAGGAACCCAAAATTCAAGATACTAAACTATGACCAGTAAACTGAACAAAATTCAATTCCTAATCAACTGAAAACCTGCATCTGATACTGATAGCTTTAATTATCGTCAGACACATATATTCTTAATTTAAGATGTAAAACTAAATCAAAGCAATATAAAACTTCAATTTATAAACAATCTCCATAATCAGAGGGTTCCTGCATCTGATCTTTATTCAACTAATATCTTCAACTAATAACTACTATAATCATAATTCAATAACAATTCAAAGACAGATATGTATTATTCAAAGATTGTAAAAAGTaaaccaaaattaaaaaaaacttcCATATCAAAAAGCTTCCACACTTACCACAATAATGCCTATCAATAATGCTAGCTTGTTCCAAGGTAAGATGACCCACATTCATTTCCTGTTGCTTTTCACCTGTAAGAAAGTAAAACGACCTCGATAAGCCACAAAGATCAGTTTTATAAACGATTTAATAGCACTTCATCTTTTTGAAAACAAAGTTCACGCTCAATTAACATCTTTTACCTAGTTCAATATCATTCAAGTATACTACAGGGGTGTGTAGGTTGTAGTTTGCTTGAAAAACACGGCTTTTAACAATTAATGAAAATGAAATATGAAGGAGATACATTCTTAAAAATCCTAATTTCAATTGGACAAAACAGATCAACAACTTACCAGTGCCTGCCGAAACCAAAATCGGTCAGATTTATGTGTTGGTGGAACCCTAGCTGCCGCCCTTTCGCCATTTCCTAGAACCACAACCACCATCACAAGACCACCAATGGAGAAACCCTAAATCAACCCATGTCGTTGTTATCTTCCCTCTTCAGGTgaccaccaccgtcaccatctTCCTCTTGGTTGACGAAACAGacaaattttagaaaaaaaatgagCTCATAAACGAATGTAAAGTATAGAATCAATATCTACAGAATCGACATA
Above is a window of Helianthus annuus cultivar XRQ/B chromosome 14, HanXRQr2.0-SUNRISE, whole genome shotgun sequence DNA encoding:
- the LOC110884368 gene encoding nucleobase-ascorbate transporter 7, coding for MWVILPWNKLALLIGIIVMDGRTGGLNLTGSGRVIQISAAFMLFFSVFGKFGAIFTSIPLQIIAALNCVFFGCISSVGPGHLQFCNLNSFRTKFILGLSFLIGLSLLHFFREKCVVSDHGPVLTHSRWISEPLLGIDFMV